Proteins from one Sarcophilus harrisii chromosome 2, mSarHar1.11, whole genome shotgun sequence genomic window:
- the PAIP2 gene encoding polyadenylate-binding protein-interacting protein 2 — protein MKDPSRSSTSPSIINEDVIINGHSHEDDNPFAEYMWMENEEEFNRQIEEELWEEEFIERCFQEMLEEEEEHEWFIPARDLPQTMDQIQDQFNDLVISDSSSLEDLVVKSNLNPNAKEFVPGVKY, from the exons ATGAAAGATCCAAGTCGCAGCAGTACTAGCCCAAGCATCATCAATGAAGATGTGATTATTAATGGTCATTCTCATGAAGATGATAATCCATTTGCTGAGTACATGTGgatggaaaatgaagaggaattcAACAGACAG ATTGAAGAGGAGTTGTGGGAAGAAGAATTTATTGAGCGCTGTTTCCAGGAAAtgctggaagaagaagaagaacatgaGTGGTTCATTCCAGCTCGAGACCTCCCACAAACTATGGACCAAATCCAGGACCAGTTTAATGACCTTGTCATCAGTGACAGTTCTTCTCTGGAGGAtcttgtg GTCAAGAGTAATCTGAATCCAAATGCAAAGGAGTTTGTTCCTGGGGTGAAGTACTAA